CGAGTCCCTCGCGCAGCTCGCGACAGCGCACGAGGCTGGTCTCGAGCGTCGTGCCCCTCGACGGCCGCGCCAGGATCCCCCGCTCGAGGTCATCCACGAGGTCGAGGAACGCGGCGACCGCCTCGCCGAGCGGCTCGCCTTGCGCGACCTCCAGATCGGCGACCGTGAGTCCCATGGTCCTGATCCGATCGTACGCGTCGCCGAGGCAGACGCGCACGGCCTCGTCCCCGTAGGTGTCGACGAGTGCAGCGCCGTCGCCGCCCTCCGCGCGCGCTCGCGCGACCACCTCGTCGAGCGTCTCCCCGCGCATCGTGCCGGACAGCACGTCGTCCGCGACACGGAAGCCCGGCTCGACGCCGGCCGCGAGCGCGTGCCGGCGCACGATGCGGCTGCAGAAGGAGTCGATGGTCGAGATCCACGCCTCGTCGATGTGCCGAGCGAGCGCAAGCCCGTCCGCGTGTTCGCCCACCAGCACGCGCCGCACGCGCTCGGACAGCTCGGCGGCGGCCTTGCGCGTGAAGGTGATCGCGAGGACCTGTTCGAGCGCCATCGGCTCGCGCGGGCCGTCATCACGCGTTACCGCGCGCGCGAAGCGCCGCGCCATCGTGGCCGTCTTCCCGGTACCGGCGCCGGCCGCGACGACGAGGTCGCCGTCGAGACGCTCGATGACCGCGGCCTGCTCGGGGTTCGGCCTCACCGCGCTCACCTCGACTCCCTCCCGCAGTAACCCCTGGCCGGGCAGTACCGGCACGTCTCGGACGCGTCGCCGGCCGGAACCGCGGGGATCTCGCCCGCGCGCATGCCCGCGACCGCCGCGCCGGCACGGCCGAGCGCGTCGCCGACCGCCTCGGCGAACCCGTCCGCGGACAGCGCGTCCTTCGGCGCCACGCCGCCCGTCACGCGCCCCTCCACGTACGGCCCGACGAAGCGCTTCACCGAGTCCTTCGTGAGGCCGCGATAGAAGCACCCGGCGACCTCGCGCCCGAACCGCTGCGCGACGGCCGCAGCGTAGAGCGGCAGTTGCACCTTCCCCCGCTCCGCCCAGTCCCTGACCTCGACAGCTCCGCCGGTCTTGTAGTCGATCACGATGACCGAGCCGTCCGCCGCCTCGTCGATGCGATCGACGCACCCCTTGAGCGAGAACCCGCCGAGGTCCACCGGCCCCTCCTCGTCACGGATCCCGAACGACCATTCCAGGTGCGCCGGCGCAAACCCGTGCAGCGACTCCGGCTCGGTGCGCAGATGACGTAGCAGCAGCCTGACCACGTCCGCCCGCA
The genomic region above belongs to Actinomycetota bacterium and contains:
- a CDS encoding PD-(D/E)XK nuclease family protein encodes the protein RRRVPRPGALTDPHVLARLASQEVYAASEIESYLQCPFRWLVEKQLRAESLDLAVDALTRGTVAHAALRNLYERLPAEAGAVRVTAGCLPAACGLVDAAVDAALSEERVPADASDAMRADVVRLLLRHLRTEPESLHGFAPAHLEWSFGIRDEEGPVDLGGFSLKGCVDRIDEAADGSVIVIDYKTGGAVEVRDWAERGKVQLPLYAAAVAQRFGREVAGCFYRGLTKDSVKRFVGPYVEGRVTGGVAPKDALSADGFAEAVGDALGRAGAAVAGMRAGEIPAVPAGDASETCRYCPARGYCGRESR